One Rosa chinensis cultivar Old Blush chromosome 3, RchiOBHm-V2, whole genome shotgun sequence DNA window includes the following coding sequences:
- the LOC112193485 gene encoding pentatricopeptide repeat-containing protein At3g12770 → MRCLFLLLHRFVPNTPFKLSPSSSFSAYASSSSIKFPNFNQSQPKGQNFLSLLQRFSKNLIWVNSIHAQIITNALFTDQSLVSKLVRVYCDLGSLVYARHVFDECPHPKTFLYNSMIYGYLRNERYNEALELFRFMGSCNVEVDSYTCNYALKACMGLSDYDTGVEVMKKAVDKGVESNGFLGSSMINFLMKFGNVDEAQRCFDKMPERDVVCWNSMIGGYVQAGQFGKAFDLFHEMCDCGIRPSSVTMLSMIQVCIKTADFKLAKCVHGSIVGLGMSNEVSVLTSLVDMYSNIGDVLSACWVFETMPKRNLVSWNVMISGCVQNGMVHESFAFFGRLVANGVRFDSGTMVSLIQGCSQTPDLKGGKILHCCSLRRGFDLNPILSTATVDLYSKCGAVKQATFVFDRMEERNVITWTAMLVGLTQNGHAEEALKLFCQMQKEGVAANSVTLVSLVHSCAHLGSLKKGKSVHAHIIRQGHSFDIVNMTSLIDMYAKCGTIKYAERIFSNGSICRDVIVWNSMITSYGIHGHGQQALGMYRKMKEEGFEPNETSFLSLLTACSHSGLLEEGIKFFHSMERNHNIRLTEKHYASFVDLLSRAGRFEEAEALIEQMPFKPGSSVFEALLSGCQAHKNIELGLKTADRLLCIDSMNPSVYVVVSNIYAQARRWDDVNYIRNLMRTRGLRKTPGCSLIEVGNQVHTFFAGDNSHPNWAEIYQHLENIRVEVEASGYIPNTSSVLRNVDEPMKIRLLWGHSERLAIAFGLLSTPAGSLIRITKNLRVCVDCHNVTKLISKMMRRELIVRDANRFHHFVNGKCSCNDYW, encoded by the coding sequence atgcgttgtctcttccttcttctccatcGCTTTGTGCCCAATACACCCTTCAAGCTCAGCCCCTCATCTTCCTTCTCAGcctatgcttcttcttcttcaatcaaaTTTCCCAACTTCAACCAATCCCAACCTAAAGGTCAAAACTTTTTGTCACTCTTGCAACGATTTTCGAAAAATCTCATCTGGGTCAACTCCATTCATGCCCAGATCATCACCAATGCGCTATTCACAGACCAAAGTTTGGTCTCAAAGCTTGTTAGAGTGTACTGCGACTTGGGTAGTTTGGTTTATGCACGCCACGTGTTTGATGAATGTCCTCACCCAAAAACCTTTCTTTACAATTCTATGATTTATGGGTATTTGAGAAATGAGAGGTACAATGAGGCCCTTGAGTTGTTTAGATTTATGGGTTCTTGTAATGTGGAGGTGGATAGTTATACATGTAACTATGCGCTCAAGGCGTGCATGGGGCTTTCGGATTATGATACGGGTGTGGAGGTTATGAAGAAAGCTGTGGATAAAGGGGTTGAAAGCAATGGGTTCTTGGGGAGTTCAATGATaaattttttgatgaaattcGGTAATGTTGATGAGGCGCAGAGGTGTTTTGATAAGATGCCGGAAAGAGATGTTGTTTGTTGGAATTCGATGATTGGTGGCTATGTGCAAGCTGGTCAGTTCGGCAAGGCATTTGATTTGTTTCATGAAATGTGTGATTGCGGCATTAGGCCTAGTTCAGTGACTATGCTGAGCATGATTCAAGTATGCATTAAAACTGCGGATTTCAAGCTTGCGAAATGTGTTCATGGTAGCATAGTTGGACTGGGAATGAGCAATGAGGTTTCGGTGCTTACCTCGTTGGTTGATATGTATAGTAATATTGGTGACGTGCTTAGTGCATGTTGGGTTTTTGAGACTATGCCCAAAAGAAATTTGGTTTCGTGGAATGTCATGATCTCAGGATGTGTTCAAAATGGTATGGTGCATGAATCGTTTGCCTTCTTTGGTAGATTAGTTGCAAATGGTGTTAGGTTTGATTCAGGGACCATGGTGAGCCTAATTCAGGGTTGTTCCCAAACACCTGATTTGAAAGGTGGAAAAATCCTACACTGTTGTTCATTAAGGAGGGGTTTTGACTTAAATCCCATTTTGTCCACTGCCACTGTTGATCTTTACTCTAAATGTGGTGCAGTAAAGCAGGCAACTTTTGTCTTTGACAGAATGGAAGAGAGGAATGTTATTACATGGACCGCTATGCTTGTGGGACTAACACAAAATGGGCATGCAGAAGAAGCCTTGAAGCTATTCTGTCAGATGCAAAAAGAGGGAGTTGCTGCCAATTCAGTGACACTGGTTAGTTTAGTCCATTCTTGTGCCCATTTGGGCTCTCTGAAGAAAGGAAAGAGTGTTCATGCTCACATAATCCGGCAGGGCCATTCATTTGACATAGTTAACATGACATCCTTAATTGATATGTATGCCAAGTGTGGAACAATAAAGTATGCTGAGAGGATATTTAGCAATGGCTCCATCTGTAGAGATGTTATCGTATGGAACTCTATGATAACAAGCTATGGTATTCATGGTCATGGACAGCAAGCTCTTGGTATGTATAGAAAAATGAAGGAGGAGGGATTTGAGCCAAACGAAACCTCCTTTCTTTCTCTTCTAACTGCTTGTAGTCACTCAGGACTTCTTGAAGAGGGCATCAAGTTTTTCCACAGCATGGAGAGAAACCATAACATTAGGCTGACAGAAAAACACTATGCAAGTTTTGTGGATCTTCTAAGCAGAGCAGGCAGATTTGAAGAAGCTGAGGCATTGATTGAACAAATGCCTTTTAAACCAGGAAGCTCTGTTTTTGAAGCATTGCTCAGTGGATGTCAAGCTCACAAGAACATTGAACTGGGTCTAAAGACGGCAGATAGATTACTTTGTATTGATTCCATGAATCCTAGTGTTTATGTCGTTGTTTCAAATATTTATGCTCAAGCAAGGAGATGGGATGATGTGAACTACATTCGAAACCTCATGAGGACAAGAGGATTAAGGAAAACACCCGGGTGTAGCTTGATTGAAGTGGGAAACCAGGTCCACACATTCTTCGCTGGAGACAATTCACATCCTAATTGGGCAGAGATTTATCAGCATTTAGAGAACATAAGAGTAGAAGTGGAGGCTTCTGGTTATATCCCCAATACAAGCAGTGTTCTTCGCAATGTGGATGAGCCAATGAAGATAAGGCTGCTATGGGGGCACAGCGAGAGATTAGCCATTGCATTTGGGCTCTTAAGTACACCAGCTGGGAGCTTGATTAGaatcacaaagaatctaagagTGTGTGTTGATTGTCACAATGTGACTAAACTTATATCAAAGATGATGAGGAGGGAGCTTATTGTGAGAGATGCCAATCGTTTTCATCACTTTGTGAATGGGAAGTGCTCTTGTAATGATTACTGGTGA
- the LOC121048958 gene encoding double-stranded RNA-binding protein 3-like — translation MYKNRLQEEAQKRSLNFPSYSSTRERPDHAPRFKATVNFDGKTYESPDFYRTLREAENAAAEVALNKGKKGGHKAAVLVSSKNRSAYMFKNRLQEKAQKSRLKFPSYSHTRKGPDHDPLFKATVNFDGKTFESPTFSPTLREAENAAAEVALNTVEKRGHKLALAAVLALAVAESVDDAAEVERVRAVATEAEVVEGLVDIAVAGAEEEDCKDLIGCGRRKRRI, via the exons ATGTATAAGAACCGATTGCAAGAGGAGGCTCAGAAAAGAAGTTTAAATTTTCCCTCGTATTCATCCACCCGGGAAAGACCGGATCATGCCCCACGATTCAAAGCAACCGTCAACTTCGATGGAAAAACTTATGAAAGTCCTGACTTTTACCGTACTCTTCGGGAGGCAGAGAATGCTGCTGCAGAAGTAGCATTGAACAAAGGTAAAAAAGGAGGGCATAAGGCCGCAGTACTGGTGAGTAGCAAAAACCGTAGTGCATACATGTTTAAGAACCGATTGCAAGAGAAGGCTCAGAAAAGTCGTTTAAAATTTCCCTCGTATTCACACACCCGGAAAGGACCGGATCATGACCCACTATTCAAAGCAACCGTCAACTTCGATGGAAAAACTTTTGAAAGTCCTACCTTTTCCCCTACTCTTAGAGAGGCAGAGAATGCTGCAGCAGAAGTAGCATTGAACACAGTTGAAAAAAGAGGGCATAAACTAGCATTGGCCGCAGTACTG GCACTTGCAGTCGCAGAGAGCGTGGATGACGCTGCTGAGGTTGAGCGGGTTAGGGCGGTAGCCACAGAGGCGGAGGTGGTCGAGGGATTGGTCGACATTGCGGTGGCAggcgcagaagaagaagattgcaagGACCTGATCGGCTgtgggagaagaaaaagaaggatcTGA
- the LOC112192767 gene encoding uncharacterized protein LOC112192767 isoform X1: protein MAYNDYGNYRPGYSTGGVGAYTDQWGNPRYASDDEECRTVIVDADGTRRTIIGCVPIRKPETYITTTETIIEERVHSPLLPSYRQSSHPGVVEPVRGYGYAADDSWQRRSSSPVRGGYGYADQPSRIAPSNGVNWRQQPHQTGHYSGTSAGYNDYNDYSNKPSYKHSGKTDHYDDHYSNKPSYKHSGKSDNYDDQYRKNDSSSYGRPKPSRTVYSTGALPVRGDGRLTVPTDDMERALHYLKESAKPSPWPRT from the exons ATGGCTTACAATGACTACGGCAATTACAGACCAGGTTACTCCACCGGTGGGGTTGGAGCTTACACCGACCAATGGGGAAATCCAAGGTATGCTTCTGATGACGAGGAGTGCCGTACAGTCATTGTTGATGCTGACGGtactcgaagaacaataattggTTGTGTCCCCATCCGTAAACCAGAAACTTATATTACCACAACCGAGACTATCATTGAAGAACGTGTTCACTCACCTTTATTACCTTCATACAGGCAAAGTTCTCACCCAGGTGTTGTTGAGCCAGTTAGAGGCTACGGCTATGCTGCTGATGACTCATGGCAGCGCAGGTCTTCGAGCCCCGTCAGAGGTGGTTATGGTTATGCTGACCAACCCTCCAGGATTGCACCATCCAATGGTGTGAATTGGCGCCAACAGCCCCATCAAACCGGACACTACAGTGGCACTTCAGCAGGCTATAATGACTATAATGACTACAGCAACAAGCCAAGTTACAAGCATAGTGGAAAGACTGACCACTATGATGACCACTACAGCAACAAGCCAAGTTACAAGCATAGTGGAAAGAGTGACAACTATGATGATCAATACCGCAAAAATGATAGTAGCAGCTATG GCCGGCCTAAGCCAAGCCGTACTGTATATTCTACTGGTGCACTCCCCGTTCGCGGTGATGGCAGGCTCACTGTTCCAACAGATGACATGGAGAGAGCCTTGCACTACTTGAAGGAAAGTGCAAAGCCTTCACCATGGCCACGAACATAA
- the LOC112192766 gene encoding acyltransferase-like protein At1g54570, chloroplastic has product MASVIGFGGPHFFALRSENKPRFRVQVRSLGNQDASVLPSDSVVVNGASVVGEREGSRPLVDQGNGSLRHKVKEKQRIEDGVLESLEPLWDDGYGTVTVKDYFDATEEMIKPDGGPPRWFSPLARNPPLKDSPVLLFLPGLDGTGCGLILHHKALQKVFEVRCLHIPVNDRTPFEGLVKLVEETIRVEHALSPNKPIYLVGDSFGGCLSLAVAARNPTVDLVLILINPATSIERSQLLPLFPILDAMPEELHITVPYLLSFVMGDPIKMATVNIKNRLPPGLKFTQISQNLTALLPCLSSLADIIPRETLLWKLKLLRSAAGYANSRLHAVKAEVLVLASDKDNMVPSGDEAERLRNSLQNCSIRHFPDNGHTLLLEDGVNLLTVIKRTLKYRRSRKHDSVSDFLPPSMTEFNYVFDETVGLLRFAAGSALFSTLEDGTVVRGLAGVPIEGPVLIVGYHNLMGLELYSLVEEFLREKKIMVRGLAHPELLFGKSSADFDVLKLFGALPVTARNLFKALSSNSHVLLYPGGAREALHYKGEEYKLFWPDQPEFVRMAARFGATIVPFAAVGEDDLLKLVLDYNDIKKIPVVGDYFINANNDAIKLREDTPGEVANQDLFFPGILPKLPGRYYHLFGKPIETKGREEILKDKDSANKLYLEIQSEIERSLAYLIKKREEDPYRNLIDRTVYRALYSRLDEIPTFEP; this is encoded by the exons ATGGCATCAGTTATAGGTTTTGGGGGACCTCACTTTTTTGCATTAAGGTCTGAGAATAAGCCCCGGTTTCGAGTGCAAGTTAGGAGTTTAGGTAATCAGGATGCGTCAGTTTTGCCTTCAGACTCGGTTGTAGTGAATGGAGCTTCTGTAGTTGGGGAGAGGGAGGGAAGTAGGCCTTTGGTTGATCAAGGGAATGGGAGTTTGAGGCATAAGGTTAAGGAGAAACAGAGGATAGAAGATGGTGTTCTCGAAAGTTTGGAACCTTTGTGGGATGATGGGTATGGGACTGTGACTGTAAAGGATTATTTCGATGCAACTGAGGAGATGATTAAGCCTGATGGTGGTCCTCCCCGATGGTTTAGCCCCCTTGCGCGCAACCCTCCATTGAAGGATTCTCcagttcttttgtttttgccTG GGTTAGATGGTACTGGGTGCGGACTCATTTTGCATCATAAAGCTCTTCAGAA GGTCTTTGAAGTTCGATGCTTGCATATTCCAGTTAACGATCGAACACCATTTGAAG GGCTGGTGAAATTGGTGGAAGAAACTATTAGGGTTGAGCATGCTTTATCTCCCAACAAGCCAATTTATTTGGTAGGAGATTCTTTTGGAGGATGCCTATCACTTGCCGTTGCTGCACGTAATCCTACCGTTGACCTAGTACTGATACTAATCAACCCAG CAACATCCATCGAGAGGTCTCAGTTGCTACCTCTGTTCCCAATCTTGGACGCTATGCCTGAAGAATTACATATCACAGTTCCCTATCTTCTCAGCTTTGTTATGG GTGATCCAATAAAAATGGCGACGGTTAACATAAAAAATAGGCTTCCTCCCGGTTTAAAATTTACGCAAATATCGCAGAACCTCACTGCTTTGCTACCATGTCTCTCT TCTTTGGCCGATATTATACCAAGGGAAACTCTTCTTTGGAAGTTGAAGCTGCTCAGATCAGCTGCTGGTTATGCAAATTCCCGTCTTCATGCTGTTAAAGCTGAAGTACTTGTGTTGGCTAG tGACAAGGATAACATGGTTCCTAGTGGGGATGAAGCGGAACGACTAAGGAACTCATTACAGAACTGTTCAATTCGTCACTTCCCAGACAATGGGCATACCCTATTACTG GAAGATGGGGTTAATTTGTTGACAGTTATAAAACGTACTCTCAAATATCGCCGTTCAAGGAAGCATGATAGTGTCTCAGATTTCCTTCCTCCTAGTATGACAGAATTCAACTATGTATTTGATGAAACAGTCGG ATTGTTACGCTTTGCTGCTGGTTCTGCTCTTTTCTCAACATTGGAAGATGGAACGGTAGTGAGAGGTCTTGCAGGAGTTCCAATTGAAGGACCTGTCTTAATTGTTGGCTATCATAATTTAATGGGGCTAGAACTGTATTCTTTAGTTGAAGAATTtttaagagaaaagaaaataatggtTCGTGGTTTAGCACATCCAGAACTGTTGTTCGGGAAGAGCTCAGCTGATTTTGACGTGCTCAAATTATTTGGTGCATTACCTGTTACGGCAAGAAATCTATTTAAAGCGCTGTCATCAAACTCACATGTTCTCTTGTATCCTGGTGGTGCACGTGAAGCTCTCCATTACAAG GGGGAAGAATACAAGTTATTCTGGCCTGATCAACCTGAATTTGTCAGAATGGCTGCACGTTTTGGGGCCACAATTGTACCATTTGCAGCTGTAGGAGAAGATGACTTACTCAAA TTGGTTCTTGACTACAATGACATAAAGAAGATCCCTGTGGTGGGCGACTATTTCATCAATGCTAATAATGATGCTATAAAATTGAG GGAGGATACACCTGGAGAAGTTGCCAACCAAGACCTCTTCTTTCCCGGAATTCTGCCCAAGTTACCAGGCCGCTATTACCATTTGTTTGGGAAACCGATAGAAACAAAAGGAAGGGAAGAGATCCTGAAAGACAAAGACAGTGCAAACAAATTGTATTTGGAGATACAATCTGAAATTGAACGAAGTTTAGCATACTTAATCAAGAAGCGAGAGGAGGATCCTTACAGGAATCTTATTGACAGAACAGTATATCGGGCACTATATTCCCGTTTAGATGAAATTCCAACATTTGAGCCTTGA
- the LOC112192767 gene encoding uncharacterized protein LOC112192767 isoform X2, giving the protein MAYNDYGNYRPGYSTGGVGAYTDQWGNPRQSSHPGVVEPVRGYGYAADDSWQRRSSSPVRGGYGYADQPSRIAPSNGVNWRQQPHQTGHYSGTSAGYNDYNDYSNKPSYKHSGKTDHYDDHYSNKPSYKHSGKSDNYDDQYRKNDSSSYGPAVNMISNMVSSRPKPSRTVYSTGALPVRGDGRLTVPTDDMERALHYLKESAKPSPWPRT; this is encoded by the exons ATGGCTTACAATGACTACGGCAATTACAGACCAGGTTACTCCACCGGTGGGGTTGGAGCTTACACCGACCAATGGGGAAATCCAAG GCAAAGTTCTCACCCAGGTGTTGTTGAGCCAGTTAGAGGCTACGGCTATGCTGCTGATGACTCATGGCAGCGCAGGTCTTCGAGCCCCGTCAGAGGTGGTTATGGTTATGCTGACCAACCCTCCAGGATTGCACCATCCAATGGTGTGAATTGGCGCCAACAGCCCCATCAAACCGGACACTACAGTGGCACTTCAGCAGGCTATAATGACTATAATGACTACAGCAACAAGCCAAGTTACAAGCATAGTGGAAAGACTGACCACTATGATGACCACTACAGCAACAAGCCAAGTTACAAGCATAGTGGAAAGAGTGACAACTATGATGATCAATACCGCAAAAATGATAGTAGCAGCTATGGACCAGCTGTCAACATGATATCAAACATGGTATCAAGCCGGCCTAAGCCAAGCCGTACTGTATATTCTACTGGTGCACTCCCCGTTCGCGGTGATGGCAGGCTCACTGTTCCAACAGATGACATGGAGAGAGCCTTGCACTACTTGAAGGAAAGTGCAAAGCCTTCACCATGGCCACGAACATAA